In a genomic window of Methanorbis rubei:
- a CDS encoding metallophosphoesterase family protein → MNLKIMVFSITLLLLFCGPACAGVAMGPYITQTTENSTVISFVTDNISESLVEVQGCDAVSDQAAKYHHVQIANLDKNTGYLYRVTADGEITPWYQFKTFGSGKITFAVVGDTQQIVNDTTNILEFSETERHGLIAGDIAASHPDIVIHTGDLVYDGSVYEYWTDFFTAADPYIHNVTLVAAPGNHDIPYITYSLWHDLFGDRYYTADAGPVTFIVLDTSVKIRPNYYPDDVVALPDIDAQLVYLESELAVAEGRKIVIFHQPLFSSNDPYRQQVTDAQHEKMLELFDYYSVDFVFSGHEHWYEHYLIGSTHHIISGTSGAAMIPQGIAPAHELNSFQYHTLGWQLFEATSDSITGKRLIAADISPDNQDVLKTYQSTVAEKYRVGNPFAAILAAWQKK, encoded by the coding sequence ATGAATCTCAAAATAATGGTGTTCTCAATAACTCTCCTCCTTCTTTTTTGCGGCCCTGCCTGTGCAGGAGTTGCCATGGGTCCTTACATCACCCAGACAACCGAAAACTCAACAGTCATCAGTTTTGTAACCGACAACATCTCTGAAAGTCTCGTTGAAGTCCAGGGCTGTGATGCAGTCAGCGATCAGGCCGCCAAATATCATCATGTGCAGATTGCAAACCTTGACAAAAATACCGGATATCTCTACCGCGTCACTGCTGACGGAGAAATCACTCCCTGGTACCAGTTCAAAACATTCGGCAGCGGCAAAATCACCTTCGCCGTCGTCGGCGACACCCAGCAGATCGTCAACGACACCACCAACATCCTTGAGTTCTCGGAAACCGAACGTCACGGTCTCATCGCCGGAGACATTGCAGCGTCACATCCTGATATCGTGATTCACACAGGAGACCTCGTCTACGACGGATCCGTGTATGAGTACTGGACCGACTTCTTTACCGCGGCCGACCCCTACATCCACAATGTCACGCTCGTTGCAGCTCCCGGAAATCATGACATTCCCTACATCACCTACAGCCTCTGGCATGATCTCTTCGGCGACCGGTATTACACCGCTGACGCAGGTCCCGTCACCTTCATCGTCCTTGACACCAGCGTGAAAATCCGCCCCAACTACTATCCCGACGACGTCGTTGCCCTCCCTGACATCGATGCCCAGCTCGTCTATCTTGAGAGTGAGCTTGCAGTCGCCGAAGGCAGAAAAATTGTCATCTTCCACCAGCCGCTCTTCAGCTCCAACGATCCTTATCGTCAGCAGGTAACCGATGCCCAGCACGAAAAGATGCTGGAGCTTTTCGATTACTATAGCGTGGACTTCGTCTTTAGCGGGCATGAACACTGGTATGAGCATTACCTCATCGGCAGCACCCACCACATCATTTCTGGAACCAGCGGCGCTGCCATGATTCCGCAGGGGATAGCGCCAGCTCACGAGCTGAACAGCTTCCAGTATCACACCCTCGGCTGGCAGCTGTTTGAAGCAACCTCTGATTCAATCACCGGCAAACGGCTCATCGCAGCAGACATCAGTCCTGACAATCAGGACGTCCTGAAGACCTATCAGTCGACAGTCGCAGAAAAATATCGTGTTGGAAACCCTTTTGCAGCAATCCTTGCCGCATGGCAGAAAAAATAA
- a CDS encoding archaeosine biosynthesis radical SAM protein RaSEA, producing the protein MLAPVKPLASWKGQDRYFGEVLPSLTGIFLSGGCSWNRCRMCGYKNDRNSCASRDELIAHMNAQIAWISENFAGDEYGLGKIFTSGSVFDPNEVPLEVLDSFGNLFAGKPVIAESRAEYVTEEGLSRLLKTLDQGQAHPLTVAMGLETTNDAIREKSIDKGFSFADFVRASEVCHNAGVGVKAYLMMKPLFLTESEALADMQTSIAEAAPYADMISMNLCTVQGRTELEQYWQRGSFRPPYLWSAVKVLLEAEVPVACDPVGGGFRRGPHNCGACDKEIVAAINAYSLSADKSELQQVWDAGCSCRKEWEYVLENEFSWNMPLTQ; encoded by the coding sequence ATGTTGGCACCCGTAAAACCGCTCGCGTCCTGGAAAGGACAGGACAGATATTTCGGCGAAGTCCTGCCGTCGCTCACCGGAATTTTTCTTTCCGGCGGGTGCAGCTGGAACCGCTGCAGGATGTGCGGTTACAAAAATGACCGCAACAGCTGCGCGTCACGTGATGAGCTTATCGCGCACATGAACGCTCAGATTGCCTGGATTTCCGAGAATTTTGCAGGTGATGAGTATGGGCTTGGAAAGATCTTTACCTCGGGCAGTGTGTTTGACCCAAATGAAGTGCCGTTAGAAGTACTGGACTCGTTTGGAAACCTGTTCGCCGGAAAGCCGGTGATCGCAGAGTCACGCGCTGAGTATGTGACTGAGGAGGGGCTTTCAAGACTTTTGAAGACCCTGGATCAGGGTCAGGCACATCCGCTGACTGTCGCGATGGGTCTTGAGACCACGAACGACGCCATCCGGGAAAAGTCAATCGACAAAGGATTTTCCTTTGCAGACTTCGTTCGCGCATCAGAGGTTTGCCATAATGCAGGGGTCGGCGTGAAAGCATATCTGATGATGAAGCCGCTGTTTTTAACCGAGAGCGAGGCTCTCGCGGATATGCAGACATCGATTGCTGAGGCAGCACCCTATGCAGATATGATCTCAATGAACCTGTGCACGGTGCAGGGTCGAACAGAGCTTGAGCAGTACTGGCAAAGAGGCTCGTTCAGGCCGCCGTACCTGTGGTCTGCGGTAAAAGTTCTGCTGGAGGCAGAAGTGCCGGTTGCATGCGATCCAGTCGGCGGTGGATTCCGCCGCGGACCGCACAACTGCGGAGCCTGCGACAAGGAGATCGTTGCGGCAATCAATGCCTACTCGCTGTCAGCGGACAAGTCCGAACTTCAGCAGGTGTGGGACGCGGGTTGTTCCTGCAGAAAAGAGTGGGAGTATGTTCTGGAAAACGAGTTTTCCTGGAACATGCCCTTAACACAATAA
- a CDS encoding HypC/HybG/HupF family hydrogenase formation chaperone → MCIAVPAEILEIRDGNVALVDYGDLQQEVRIDLVDVAVGEFVLVHVGFAIQRLSREEGLETRELFKEVYKAMEEGPGHHA, encoded by the coding sequence ATGTGCATAGCTGTCCCTGCAGAAATTCTGGAAATACGTGACGGAAATGTGGCTCTCGTTGACTACGGAGACCTTCAGCAGGAGGTCAGAATCGATCTTGTTGATGTTGCGGTCGGCGAGTTTGTTCTCGTCCACGTAGGTTTTGCCATTCAGCGTCTTTCCCGCGAGGAGGGTCTTGAGACTCGCGAGCTGTTCAAGGAAGTCTATAAAGCGATGGAAGAGGGGCCCGGGCACCATGCATGA
- a CDS encoding hydrogenase maturation nickel metallochaperone HypA: protein MHESGIAYDIYATSKRAAEDNGAIKVKTIYVDVGSMAMVNPDQVEFMFGTFIVDDPMFDRTKLVFTTIPPIAECECGYCGSEIFVCPTCGKLPRLVQGREILVKNIEIDTEE from the coding sequence ATGCATGAGTCCGGCATCGCATATGATATCTATGCGACCTCGAAACGTGCCGCCGAGGATAACGGTGCGATAAAGGTCAAAACAATTTACGTGGACGTCGGCTCGATGGCGATGGTCAACCCTGATCAGGTTGAGTTTATGTTTGGAACATTCATCGTTGACGACCCCATGTTTGATAGAACCAAACTGGTGTTTACTACCATCCCGCCGATCGCCGAGTGCGAGTGCGGCTACTGTGGCTCTGAGATTTTTGTCTGCCCGACCTGCGGAAAGCTGCCGCGTCTGGTGCAGGGCCGCGAAATTTTAGTGAAAAATATTGAAATCGATACCGAGGAGTAA
- the hypE gene encoding hydrogenase expression/formation protein HypE, whose protein sequence is MKKDTEVNMMHGAGGEVMGELLQTLTAFKHNNAGGIGLESLDDGSTFDIGGKTVVLTTDSHVVKPIFFPGGDIGRVAVSGTINDLSVMGARPVALTCAMVIEEGFPITDLEKIVASMDEALGECGASIITGDTKVVEKGSLDGIVINTAGVGVVDEESYLIRDKALAVGDKIIVSGTLGDHGMAIVAYREGFDLGDQLKSDVAPLYSMIHDAVNAAPKGAIHAMKDPTRGGFAACINEMARKAGVKVVVEQDAMPVRENVASAGSLLGIDPLQVANEGKCVMGVSADAADAVLAALKKHPYGKNAVIVGEVVEGSGVVMRTRIGGERFIEPPMGDPVPRVC, encoded by the coding sequence ATGAAAAAGGATACTGAGGTCAATATGATGCATGGCGCGGGAGGAGAGGTCATGGGAGAACTTCTCCAGACTCTGACCGCATTCAAACACAATAATGCCGGCGGCATCGGTCTTGAGTCGCTTGACGACGGTTCAACATTTGATATCGGCGGAAAAACGGTGGTGCTGACCACCGACTCGCACGTGGTGAAGCCGATCTTTTTTCCGGGCGGCGACATCGGTCGTGTTGCGGTTTCCGGAACTATTAATGATCTCTCGGTGATGGGTGCACGGCCTGTTGCCCTGACGTGCGCAATGGTGATTGAGGAAGGGTTCCCGATTACAGATCTGGAAAAAATTGTTGCGTCGATGGACGAGGCTCTCGGCGAGTGCGGGGCTTCGATCATCACCGGCGACACAAAGGTTGTGGAGAAGGGAAGTCTTGACGGTATCGTTATCAATACCGCAGGTGTTGGTGTGGTGGATGAGGAGTCGTATCTTATTCGCGACAAGGCTCTTGCCGTTGGGGACAAGATCATCGTTTCCGGAACGCTCGGCGATCATGGTATGGCGATTGTTGCCTACCGCGAGGGATTTGATCTCGGCGATCAGCTGAAGTCTGATGTTGCGCCTCTGTATTCGATGATTCATGATGCGGTGAACGCTGCGCCGAAAGGTGCAATTCATGCGATGAAGGATCCGACCCGCGGCGGGTTTGCGGCATGCATCAATGAGATGGCACGAAAAGCCGGGGTGAAGGTTGTGGTGGAGCAGGATGCGATGCCTGTTCGCGAGAATGTTGCGTCAGCCGGCAGTCTCCTCGGTATTGATCCACTGCAGGTTGCAAACGAGGGCAAGTGCGTGATGGGCGTTTCAGCAGATGCTGCTGACGCGGTGCTTGCTGCTCTGAAGAAGCATCCGTACGGAAAAAACGCAGTGATCGTCGGCGAGGTTGTGGAAGGGTCAGGCGTTGTGATGCGGACACGTATCGGCGGCGAGAGGTTTATTGAGCCGCCGATGGGCGATCCGGTTCCAAGGGTCTGTTAA
- the pyrC gene encoding dihydroorotase, translating to MTDLVLKSALLPDGRVADISIAGGVITHIGSSGSSEKTIDCRGCLCVPAAIDMHVHMRDGPQSAKEDWVTGTQSAVAGGVAAVVDQPNTVPAMDSAANFSARVAHAHETSFCHFAINGSVTETADLTGLWEAGALAFGEMFAAPSSYGSALSPETIRSALAVLGNAGALTTVHAEEVRPGEVHNLAEHAASRPVSGEAATVDLVNSLVPATARLHYCHMSGAASIARVMMRPGNSYEVAPHHLFLSWEEQSPSDTHFRMNPPLRTKTERMELWRMFESIPAIASDHAPHTTLEKTQPFSTAPSGVPGVETMMPLLMNAVFEGKISLDAVVAKTVTNPYHILGLVAPKIAVGSRADIAVYSRQPETILAEHLHSRCGWTPYEGMAGVFPLTTVVGGAPVWHNGEFSRDEPLWFAGKGKSFTAP from the coding sequence ATGACTGATCTGGTGCTGAAGTCTGCACTGTTGCCGGACGGCAGGGTTGCGGATATTTCAATCGCCGGCGGAGTCATCACTCATATCGGCAGCTCGGGCTCCTCGGAAAAAACAATTGACTGCCGCGGCTGTCTGTGTGTTCCTGCGGCGATTGATATGCATGTGCATATGCGGGACGGGCCGCAGTCTGCGAAGGAGGACTGGGTGACGGGAACGCAGTCTGCGGTTGCCGGTGGTGTTGCGGCGGTTGTTGATCAGCCGAACACGGTGCCTGCGATGGATTCTGCGGCAAACTTTTCCGCCCGCGTCGCTCATGCACACGAAACAAGTTTCTGTCATTTTGCAATCAACGGCTCGGTTACAGAGACTGCGGACCTGACGGGTCTGTGGGAAGCAGGCGCTCTTGCGTTTGGAGAAATGTTTGCTGCTCCGTCAAGTTACGGGTCAGCGCTCTCTCCAGAGACGATCCGCTCAGCCCTCGCTGTTCTCGGGAACGCAGGCGCTCTGACAACGGTGCATGCTGAAGAGGTTCGGCCTGGCGAGGTGCACAACCTTGCCGAGCATGCGGCGTCCCGGCCTGTCAGCGGAGAGGCGGCAACGGTTGATCTGGTGAACTCTCTTGTTCCCGCAACTGCACGTCTGCACTACTGTCATATGAGCGGTGCTGCATCCATCGCCCGGGTAATGATGCGGCCAGGGAACAGTTACGAGGTTGCGCCGCATCATCTGTTTCTTTCCTGGGAAGAGCAGAGTCCTTCGGACACGCACTTTCGCATGAACCCGCCTCTGCGAACGAAGACTGAACGGATGGAGTTGTGGCGGATGTTTGAGTCCATTCCAGCCATTGCGTCAGATCATGCTCCGCACACTACTCTTGAAAAAACTCAGCCGTTTTCGACTGCTCCCTCCGGCGTTCCGGGTGTTGAGACGATGATGCCGCTTCTGATGAATGCGGTTTTCGAGGGAAAAATTTCCCTTGATGCAGTTGTTGCAAAGACGGTCACAAATCCGTACCATATTCTCGGACTTGTCGCACCAAAGATTGCAGTCGGCAGTCGTGCGGATATTGCTGTGTATTCCAGGCAGCCTGAGACAATTCTTGCAGAGCATCTTCACAGCAGATGCGGCTGGACGCCGTATGAGGGAATGGCGGGAGTTTTCCCGCTGACGACTGTTGTCGGTGGAGCTCCTGTCTGGCATAATGGTGAGTTTTCCCGCGATGAACCGCTTTGGTTTGCCGGAAAGGGTAAATCATTCACCGCTCCATAA
- the dnaG gene encoding DNA primase DnaG, which produces MYSPDTTKYLIHIHIEAEGVVEKPDVVGAVFGQTEGLLGEDMDLRDLQRSGRVGRIDVQITSKHGKTTGELYVASSLDRAETAILAASLETIERVGPCVSIIKVQGIEDLRAIKRRQIVDRAKELLLESFDDVGISTNDILAEVRESIRVEKVSSIGEERLPAGPNVMDSDAIIIVEGRADVLNLLKCGIKNTVAVEGTKVPQTVVELSIKKNTTVFVDGDRGGDLILRELLQVAEIDFVAFSPRGRSVEDMSRKEIVKSLRNKIPADTLRAQITRDEPIADLVPDLVSMHDVTADLAMMQAVSEPEVPSAVSVPLSEPVVPVPAVIPEAVPLVPAPVPISEPAPAVPAVPEKTTRSKKTAAVSAEPVVPPQKVAEVPLASVAVITGEPEPASVPAPAPAPASVPKTKQAAPAVPPVLVAEPRTIAEHSDWMRQTGRARVLTADGAIHGDYSLSEMRDILPKLKGDFAGVIIDEVVNQRFVDTAAEKGMKFVVAKNFDGIVRRPVSIRMILL; this is translated from the coding sequence ATGTACTCACCTGACACTACCAAGTATCTTATTCATATTCATATCGAGGCTGAGGGGGTGGTCGAAAAACCCGACGTAGTCGGGGCTGTTTTCGGCCAGACCGAAGGATTATTAGGCGAAGATATGGATTTGCGCGACCTGCAGCGAAGCGGTCGCGTTGGCAGAATCGATGTGCAGATTACGAGCAAGCACGGTAAAACCACCGGTGAGCTCTACGTCGCATCTTCTCTTGATCGTGCGGAAACGGCAATCCTTGCTGCGTCCCTTGAGACCATCGAGCGGGTCGGCCCCTGCGTTTCCATTATCAAGGTGCAGGGGATCGAGGATCTACGGGCGATCAAACGCCGCCAGATTGTGGACCGTGCCAAAGAGCTGCTGCTCGAATCGTTTGATGATGTCGGAATCTCGACCAATGATATTCTTGCCGAGGTTCGCGAGTCCATCAGGGTGGAGAAGGTCTCTTCCATTGGCGAGGAACGCCTCCCGGCAGGACCCAATGTCATGGACTCGGATGCCATCATTATTGTAGAAGGGAGAGCCGATGTGCTGAACCTTCTCAAGTGCGGCATCAAAAACACGGTGGCTGTTGAGGGAACCAAAGTTCCCCAGACGGTTGTGGAGCTGAGCATCAAGAAGAACACGACGGTGTTTGTGGACGGCGACCGCGGAGGAGATCTGATTCTGCGTGAGCTTTTGCAGGTCGCAGAGATTGATTTCGTGGCGTTTTCTCCCCGCGGACGAAGTGTGGAGGACATGTCGCGCAAGGAGATTGTGAAGTCTCTGCGCAACAAGATTCCTGCTGATACCCTGCGTGCACAGATTACGCGTGACGAGCCGATTGCTGATCTCGTGCCTGATCTTGTTTCGATGCATGATGTGACAGCAGATCTTGCAATGATGCAGGCTGTCTCTGAGCCTGAGGTGCCCAGCGCGGTTTCGGTCCCTTTGTCTGAGCCGGTGGTGCCGGTTCCCGCAGTGATTCCCGAGGCAGTGCCTCTCGTGCCTGCTCCTGTGCCAATTTCCGAGCCTGCTCCCGCAGTGCCTGCTGTTCCGGAAAAGACCACTCGTTCCAAGAAGACGGCGGCGGTTTCTGCCGAACCGGTTGTTCCTCCGCAGAAGGTGGCTGAGGTTCCGCTTGCATCGGTTGCGGTCATCACCGGCGAACCTGAGCCGGCGTCTGTGCCTGCTCCTGCGCCCGCACCTGCATCTGTACCGAAGACGAAGCAGGCCGCACCTGCTGTGCCGCCTGTTCTGGTTGCAGAACCAAGGACCATTGCCGAGCACTCGGACTGGATGCGTCAGACCGGAAGGGCCCGCGTTCTTACTGCTGATGGTGCCATTCACGGCGACTACTCGTTATCTGAGATGCGGGATATTCTGCCAAAGCTGAAGGGGGACTTCGCCGGTGTGATCATCGACGAAGTGGTGAACCAGCGGTTTGTGGATACGGCTGCAGAGAAGGGAATGAAGTTTGTTGTGGCGAAAAACTTTGATGGAATCGTCCGGCGTCCCGTGTCTATTAGGATGATTTTACTCTAA
- a CDS encoding NTP transferase domain-containing protein has product MLALILAGGEGSRLRLGEKALVMVHEQPMISWVLDAFAAADCEPLVITSHKTPFTRNWCRANGIDFLDTAGTGYVEDLTEAVEMTDEEGPLFTSAADIPCLTEDIIRRIRAAHAEHGLPACSAWVPVSRCEAYGMQPRYCETVCGVAATPCAVNILTGGLIGVAQEEFCLLLDEPGLAFNINTREELAVLEREFYAVRGL; this is encoded by the coding sequence ATGCTTGCGCTGATTCTTGCCGGCGGCGAAGGATCACGCCTGAGACTTGGAGAAAAAGCGCTGGTGATGGTGCATGAGCAGCCGATGATCTCCTGGGTGCTGGATGCATTTGCTGCGGCAGACTGCGAACCGCTCGTTATCACCTCACACAAGACACCGTTCACCAGAAACTGGTGCAGGGCAAACGGCATCGACTTCCTTGACACAGCAGGAACCGGCTATGTAGAGGACCTCACCGAAGCAGTAGAGATGACCGATGAGGAAGGCCCGCTCTTCACCTCGGCAGCAGATATCCCCTGCTTAACCGAGGATATCATCCGCCGCATCCGTGCGGCCCATGCCGAACACGGACTTCCCGCATGCTCTGCCTGGGTGCCGGTCAGCAGGTGCGAGGCATACGGCATGCAGCCCCGCTACTGTGAAACTGTCTGCGGCGTTGCGGCAACTCCCTGCGCAGTGAACATACTGACCGGCGGTCTGATCGGTGTTGCGCAGGAAGAGTTCTGCCTGCTGCTTGATGAGCCCGGCCTTGCATTCAATATCAATACCCGCGAGGAGCTTGCGGTGCTGGAACGCGAGTTCTATGCGGTGCGTGGGTTGTGA
- a CDS encoding histidinol-phosphate transaminase: MERHFPKKAVHGGKAQELRRTFGCDFLDVSASMNPHVPAFPVDYSCADLSFYPDDSYIELKESISRVFERNVDEICVGNGSAELIRVYCHTTLKTGDIARIDQPTFSEYGLSAELAGAEIRSGDQLGNQKPKVRFICNPNNPTGTLLSREQMLAELELCTSDGTKLFVDEAFMDLSEPEDSITDLRSPDLFVMRSLTKSFCVPGIRFGFGFGDPDLIAKIETARTPWTVNAFAEYYAKLALAHYHELRDSARKLAEERDWYYARLRDLELSYEESTVNYILIHLDRDAAHFTRAMIDKGILVRDCTSFGLARSIRVSVETREKNVRVLEAVEACLR; the protein is encoded by the coding sequence ATGGAGAGACATTTTCCAAAAAAAGCTGTGCATGGAGGAAAAGCACAGGAACTGAGGCGCACATTCGGCTGCGATTTTCTTGACGTGAGCGCAAGCATGAACCCGCATGTCCCAGCCTTTCCTGTTGACTACTCTTGCGCGGATCTCTCCTTCTACCCTGATGACAGTTACATAGAATTAAAAGAAAGCATCTCACGCGTGTTCGAAAGAAATGTGGACGAAATATGCGTCGGCAACGGATCCGCAGAGCTCATACGCGTCTACTGTCACACCACTCTCAAAACCGGCGACATCGCAAGAATTGATCAGCCGACATTCTCCGAGTACGGCCTCTCTGCTGAACTTGCCGGAGCAGAGATACGCTCCGGCGACCAGCTCGGCAACCAAAAGCCAAAGGTCAGATTCATCTGCAACCCGAACAACCCGACCGGAACCCTTCTCTCAAGAGAACAGATGCTCGCTGAACTTGAGCTCTGCACAAGCGACGGAACAAAACTCTTCGTGGACGAAGCATTCATGGACCTCTCCGAGCCTGAGGACTCGATCACGGACCTGCGGTCTCCGGATCTTTTTGTAATGCGGTCGTTAACCAAATCCTTCTGTGTGCCTGGCATCAGATTCGGGTTCGGGTTCGGTGACCCTGACCTGATCGCAAAAATTGAAACCGCCCGCACACCATGGACCGTGAACGCATTTGCCGAGTATTATGCAAAACTTGCCCTCGCCCACTATCATGAACTGCGGGACTCTGCCCGCAAACTTGCCGAAGAGCGCGACTGGTATTATGCCCGCCTGAGAGACCTTGAGTTATCCTATGAAGAGTCAACGGTCAATTATATTCTCATCCACCTTGACCGTGACGCAGCTCACTTCACCAGAGCAATGATCGACAAAGGAATTCTTGTCCGCGACTGCACCTCGTTTGGTCTTGCAAGAAGCATCCGGGTCTCGGTTGAGACTCGGGAGAAAAACGTCCGGGTACTGGAGGCAGTTGAGGCATGCTTGCGCTGA
- a CDS encoding ribbon-helix-helix domain-containing protein, producing MDRITIRLPPQQVELLEKLVETGEFPTVSEAVRYAVREFLAGRSERIIRESDQVSTFDVRL from the coding sequence ATGGACAGAATCACGATCCGCTTACCGCCGCAGCAGGTGGAACTACTGGAGAAACTTGTTGAGACTGGGGAGTTTCCCACCGTATCTGAAGCCGTCAGATACGCCGTGAGGGAGTTTCTCGCAGGTAGAAGCGAACGAATTATTCGTGAGAGTGACCAGGTATCCACATTCGACGTACGACTTTAA
- the ftsZ gene encoding cell division protein FtsZ, producing MQSIINEALKNSELEKGMQKTSIVDDDDMLGQPRIVIVGCGGAGNNTINRLHNMKVAGAETIAINTDKQHLDMIQADKRVLIGKSLTRGLGAGGFPDVGRRAAEMARPTLEEILKDADLVFVTAGMGGGTGTGSAPVVAQIAKEHGAIVIAMVSYPFQVERARMLKAEDGLEAMRQAADSVIVLDNNRLKNFVPNLPLGQAFSVMDQIIAETVKGISETITEPSLINIDYADVRAIMSKGGLAVMLVGESKQQNKAESVIRDCLAHPLLDIDFRGATGGLIHITGGNDLTLHDAEEIAQQLTYELDPHADVIWGARVRKDFEGKVSVMAIMTGIQSPQILGGHSVNLASKPSQSSGSGFNYAQASAATHSSSNNTATARSGSSFDWIM from the coding sequence ATGCAGAGTATTATTAACGAGGCATTAAAAAACTCAGAACTTGAAAAGGGAATGCAGAAGACCTCTATCGTTGACGACGACGATATGCTTGGACAGCCAAGAATCGTGATTGTCGGCTGCGGAGGCGCAGGAAACAACACCATCAACCGTCTGCACAACATGAAGGTTGCCGGTGCTGAGACTATCGCAATCAACACCGACAAGCAGCACCTGGATATGATTCAGGCTGACAAGCGTGTTCTTATCGGCAAGTCCCTGACCCGCGGTCTTGGTGCCGGAGGTTTCCCTGATGTTGGTCGCCGTGCCGCAGAGATGGCCAGACCGACGCTTGAAGAGATCTTAAAGGATGCAGACCTTGTGTTCGTCACTGCCGGTATGGGCGGTGGAACTGGTACGGGATCCGCACCGGTTGTTGCACAGATTGCCAAGGAACACGGAGCTATTGTTATTGCAATGGTCAGCTACCCGTTCCAGGTTGAGCGTGCGAGAATGCTGAAGGCCGAGGATGGTCTTGAGGCAATGCGTCAGGCAGCAGATTCTGTTATTGTTCTCGACAACAACAGACTGAAGAACTTTGTTCCAAACCTTCCGCTTGGTCAGGCCTTCTCCGTGATGGACCAGATCATTGCTGAGACGGTAAAAGGAATCTCTGAGACGATCACTGAGCCGTCCTTAATCAACATCGACTACGCAGATGTCCGTGCAATCATGAGCAAGGGCGGTCTTGCAGTTATGCTGGTCGGCGAGTCCAAGCAGCAGAACAAGGCTGAGAGCGTTATCCGCGACTGTCTTGCACACCCGCTTCTTGACATCGATTTCAGAGGCGCAACCGGCGGTCTTATCCACATCACGGGCGGTAATGATCTTACGCTCCATGATGCTGAGGAGATTGCCCAGCAGCTGACCTATGAACTTGATCCGCACGCAGATGTTATCTGGGGCGCACGTGTCCGCAAGGACTTTGAGGGCAAGGTTTCAGTTATGGCAATCATGACCGGTATCCAGAGCCCGCAGATTCTTGGCGGCCACTCGGTTAACCTTGCATCCAAGCCCTCTCAGTCAAGCGGCAGCGGCTTTAACTATGCCCAGGCTTCCGCCGCAACCCACTCCTCGTCAAACAATACCGCAACTGCACGCAGCGGTTCAAGCTTTGACTGGATTATGTAA
- a CDS encoding DUF7121 family protein — MTEDLVAKRKTLLEESEEHKTKRNELNAQASQFARERNELNNATRQYVEDAQKNKELRDQNNNEVQALKEQRNELNDKANALFEEIDALRGDAGSGAAAASHEKKTSAKDILRQIESLEERQQTEVMTTEKERELVDKIKQLRSEVKEQEVEHEQNKEVRGRLIEAREFRKQASALHADVTEKAELAQKHHDLMVECYRKADKSREGADAKHKQFVEAQEAADSEHKAFLECQKNLRDYDKVLTGMRSKQKKVKTVKENKSARKEAETIFNAFKSGEKLTTEDLLKLQRSKLI; from the coding sequence TTGACCGAAGATCTTGTCGCAAAGAGAAAAACACTCCTCGAAGAGTCTGAAGAACACAAAACAAAGCGCAATGAGTTGAACGCGCAGGCAAGCCAGTTTGCCCGCGAGAGAAACGAGTTGAACAATGCAACCCGTCAGTATGTTGAGGATGCACAGAAGAATAAAGAGCTTCGTGATCAGAACAACAACGAGGTTCAGGCTCTTAAGGAACAGCGCAATGAGTTAAACGACAAGGCGAATGCGCTTTTCGAAGAGATTGACGCACTCAGAGGCGATGCAGGTTCCGGCGCAGCCGCTGCAAGCCATGAGAAGAAGACTTCCGCAAAGGATATTCTCCGTCAAATTGAGTCTCTTGAGGAGAGACAGCAGACTGAGGTCATGACGACGGAAAAAGAGCGCGAGCTTGTCGACAAGATTAAGCAGCTCCGTTCCGAAGTCAAAGAGCAGGAAGTTGAGCACGAGCAGAACAAGGAAGTTCGCGGCCGCTTAATTGAGGCACGCGAGTTCCGCAAGCAGGCATCCGCTCTGCACGCAGATGTGACCGAGAAGGCAGAGCTTGCTCAGAAGCACCACGATCTGATGGTCGAGTGCTACCGCAAGGCTGACAAGTCACGTGAGGGTGCAGATGCAAAGCACAAGCAGTTTGTCGAGGCCCAGGAAGCAGCAGATTCCGAGCACAAGGCATTCCTTGAGTGCCAGAAGAACCTCCGCGATTATGATAAGGTTCTGACCGGTATGCGCAGCAAGCAGAAGAAGGTCAAGACTGTGAAGGAGAACAAGTCCGCACGCAAGGAAGCAGAGACCATCTTCAATGCTTTCAAGAGCGGCGAGAAGCTGACGACCGAGGATCTGTTAAAGCTCCAGCGGTCGAAGCTTATCTAA